Proteins encoded in a region of the Ralstonia pseudosolanacearum genome:
- the rimO gene encoding 30S ribosomal protein S12 methylthiotransferase RimO, which translates to MSDVSTQSPKVGFVSLGCPKALVDSEQIITQLRAEGYEISGTYGGADLVVVNTCGFIDEAVQESLDAIGEALAENGKVIVTGCLGAKKDAAGQDIITSVHPKVLAVTGPHALGEVMEAVHTHLPKPHDPFIDLVPPQGIKLTPKHYAYLKISEGCNHRCSFCIIPSMRGDLVSRPVAEVMLEAENLLKAGVKELLVISQDTSAYGVDVKFRTGFWNGRPLKTRMTELVGALGELAAQYGAWVRLHYVYPYPSVDEVMPLMAEGKVLPYLDVPLQHAHPEVLKRMKRPANAEKTLDRIRAWREVCPELTIRSTFIAGFPGETEEEFQTLLDFIAEAELDRVGCFAYSPVEGATANDLPGALPDEVREERRARFMEVAERVSARRLQRKVGKTLRVLVDEVNQDGGIGRSSADAPEIDGLVYIAPPSKPYKRYKTGDFVSVKITGADGHDLWGEV; encoded by the coding sequence ATGTCCGACGTCAGTACCCAGAGCCCCAAGGTGGGGTTCGTCAGCCTCGGTTGTCCCAAAGCCCTCGTGGATTCCGAGCAGATCATCACCCAGCTGCGCGCCGAGGGGTACGAGATTTCCGGCACCTACGGCGGGGCCGACCTGGTGGTCGTGAACACCTGCGGCTTTATCGATGAGGCTGTGCAGGAAAGCCTGGACGCCATCGGCGAGGCGCTGGCCGAGAACGGCAAGGTGATCGTCACCGGCTGCCTGGGCGCCAAGAAGGACGCCGCCGGCCAGGACATCATCACCAGCGTGCATCCCAAGGTGCTGGCCGTGACCGGCCCGCATGCGCTGGGCGAGGTGATGGAGGCGGTCCATACGCACCTGCCCAAGCCGCACGATCCGTTCATCGACCTGGTGCCGCCGCAGGGCATCAAGCTCACGCCGAAGCACTACGCGTATCTGAAGATTTCCGAAGGCTGCAATCACCGCTGCAGCTTCTGCATCATCCCGTCGATGCGCGGCGACCTGGTCTCGCGCCCGGTGGCCGAAGTGATGCTGGAGGCAGAGAACCTGCTGAAGGCCGGCGTGAAGGAGCTGCTGGTGATCTCGCAGGACACCAGCGCCTACGGCGTCGACGTCAAGTTCCGCACCGGCTTCTGGAACGGCCGGCCGCTCAAGACGCGCATGACCGAGCTGGTTGGCGCGCTGGGCGAACTGGCGGCGCAGTACGGCGCCTGGGTGCGCCTGCACTACGTCTACCCGTATCCGAGTGTGGACGAAGTGATGCCGCTGATGGCCGAGGGCAAGGTGCTGCCGTACCTCGACGTGCCGCTGCAGCATGCCCATCCTGAGGTGCTCAAGCGCATGAAGCGCCCGGCCAACGCGGAGAAGACGCTGGATCGCATCCGCGCCTGGCGCGAGGTCTGCCCGGAGCTGACCATCCGCAGCACCTTCATCGCCGGGTTCCCGGGCGAGACGGAGGAAGAGTTCCAGACGCTGCTCGACTTCATCGCCGAGGCCGAGCTGGATCGTGTCGGTTGCTTCGCTTACTCCCCGGTGGAGGGCGCGACCGCCAACGACCTGCCGGGCGCGCTGCCCGACGAGGTGCGCGAGGAGCGCCGCGCGCGCTTCATGGAAGTGGCCGAGCGCGTGTCGGCTCGCCGCCTGCAGCGCAAAGTGGGCAAGACGCTGCGCGTGCTGGTGGACGAGGTCAACCAGGATGGCGGCATCGGCCGCTCGTCGGCGGATGCGCCCGAGATCGACGGCCTGGTCTACATCGCGCCGCCGTCCAAGCCGTACAAGCGCTACAAGACGGGCGATTTCGTGTCGGTGAAGATCACCGGCGCCGATGGCCACGATCTGTGGGGCGAGGTCTGA
- a CDS encoding tRNA dihydrouridine synthase, with protein sequence MSRLLLAPMEGVADYVMRDVLTSVGGYDGCVSEFVRVTGSLLPARTYERETPEIRNGGYTASGTPMVIQLLGSDPEWLARNAAQAATVSPHGIDLNFGCPAKVVNRHGGGAMLLSTPELLHRIVSAVRAAVPDRIAVTAKMRLGVSDTSLAIACATALAEGGAASLVVHARTRDHGYRPPAHWDWIARIADAVRVPVVANGEVWTADDWARCRAVSGCDDVMIGRGAVSDPFLALRIRGQMAPQPSDAEWPLVLGCLADYLKKLRARIAIQHEHGRVKLWLGYLKRTWPQAAELHTAIRRLQDSAEILGVIEQALAQIGRRQGTPAG encoded by the coding sequence ATGAGCCGGCTCTTGCTCGCCCCGATGGAAGGGGTTGCGGACTATGTCATGCGCGACGTGCTGACCAGCGTCGGCGGCTACGACGGATGCGTGTCCGAGTTCGTCCGGGTGACGGGCTCGTTGCTTCCCGCGCGCACCTACGAGCGGGAAACTCCGGAAATCCGCAACGGCGGCTACACCGCCAGCGGCACGCCGATGGTGATCCAGCTGCTCGGCAGCGACCCGGAGTGGCTGGCCAGGAACGCCGCGCAGGCCGCCACCGTTTCGCCGCATGGCATCGACCTGAATTTCGGGTGTCCGGCCAAGGTCGTCAATCGGCACGGCGGCGGCGCGATGCTGCTGTCCACGCCTGAGCTGCTGCACCGGATCGTGTCCGCCGTGCGTGCCGCGGTTCCCGACCGGATTGCCGTGACCGCCAAAATGCGGCTCGGCGTCTCCGATACGTCACTGGCCATCGCATGCGCGACCGCGCTGGCGGAGGGCGGGGCGGCTTCGCTGGTCGTGCATGCCCGCACGCGCGACCACGGCTACCGGCCGCCGGCCCACTGGGACTGGATCGCGCGGATTGCCGATGCCGTGCGCGTGCCCGTGGTCGCCAACGGCGAAGTCTGGACCGCCGACGATTGGGCGCGGTGCCGGGCCGTGAGCGGCTGCGACGATGTGATGATCGGGCGCGGCGCGGTGTCCGATCCGTTCCTCGCCCTGCGCATCCGGGGGCAGATGGCGCCGCAGCCGTCCGACGCGGAATGGCCGCTCGTGCTGGGCTGCCTTGCCGATTACCTCAAGAAGCTGCGTGCGCGCATCGCCATCCAGCACGAGCATGGCCGCGTCAAGCTGTGGCTCGGCTATCTGAAGCGGACCTGGCCGCAGGCGGCTGAGCTGCACACTGCGATCCGCCGGCTGCAGGACTCCGCGGAGATCCTGGGCGTGATCGAACAGGCGCTCGCCCAGATTGGCCGCCGACAGGGCACGCCGGCAGGGTAA
- the phaR gene encoding polyhydroxyalkanoate synthesis repressor PhaR, whose protein sequence is MATSKKGAERLIKKYPNRRLYDTQTSTYITLADVKQLVMETEEFRVVDAKSGEDLTRSILLQIILEEETGGVPMFSGSMLAQIIRFYGNAMQGMMGTYLEKNIQAFVDIQSKLAENSKDLYSGNTFNPDMWSQFMNMQGPMMQGMMSNYIEQSKNLFVQMQEQMQNQAKNMFGTFPFNQPTDKK, encoded by the coding sequence ATGGCCACCAGTAAGAAGGGCGCCGAACGGCTGATCAAGAAATATCCCAATCGCCGGCTCTACGATACCCAGACCAGCACGTACATCACGCTGGCAGACGTCAAGCAGCTCGTGATGGAAACCGAAGAGTTTCGCGTGGTCGACGCGAAAAGCGGTGAGGATCTGACCCGCAGCATCCTGCTGCAGATCATCTTGGAAGAGGAGACCGGCGGCGTGCCGATGTTCTCCGGCTCGATGCTGGCCCAGATCATCCGCTTTTATGGCAATGCCATGCAGGGAATGATGGGCACGTACTTGGAAAAGAACATCCAGGCGTTCGTCGACATCCAGAGCAAGCTGGCCGAGAACTCCAAGGATCTCTACAGCGGCAACACGTTCAACCCCGACATGTGGTCGCAGTTCATGAACATGCAGGGGCCGATGATGCAGGGCATGATGAGCAACTACATCGAGCAGAGCAAGAACCTGTTCGTGCAGATGCAGGAGCAGATGCAGAACCAGGCCAAGAACATGTTCGGGACCTTCCCGTTCAACCAGCCGACCGACAAGAAGTAA
- a CDS encoding 3-ketoacyl-ACP reductase produces MTKRVAYVTGGMGGIGTAICQRLARDDFIVVAGCGPNSPRKDKWLEQQRELGFDFIASEGNVADWDSSKAAFDKVKAEVGEVDVLVNNAGITRDVVFRKMTRADWDAVIGTNLTSLFNVTKQVIDGMVDRGWGRIVNISSVNGQKGQFGQTNYSTAKAGLHGFTMALAQEVATKGVTVNTVSPGYIATDMVKSIRQDVLDKIIGTIPVKRLGDPNEIASICAWLASEESGFSTGADFSLNGGLHMG; encoded by the coding sequence ATGACCAAACGCGTCGCATACGTCACCGGCGGCATGGGCGGGATCGGTACGGCGATTTGCCAGCGCTTGGCGCGCGACGATTTCATCGTCGTCGCGGGGTGCGGCCCGAACTCGCCGCGCAAGGACAAATGGCTCGAGCAGCAGCGCGAGCTGGGCTTCGACTTCATCGCCTCGGAAGGCAACGTCGCGGACTGGGATTCGAGCAAGGCCGCGTTCGACAAGGTCAAGGCCGAAGTCGGCGAGGTCGATGTGCTGGTCAACAATGCCGGCATCACCCGCGACGTGGTGTTCCGCAAGATGACCCGTGCGGACTGGGACGCGGTGATCGGCACCAACCTGACGTCGCTGTTCAACGTGACCAAGCAGGTGATCGACGGCATGGTCGACCGGGGTTGGGGCCGCATCGTCAACATCTCGTCGGTGAACGGCCAGAAGGGCCAGTTCGGCCAGACCAACTACTCCACCGCCAAGGCTGGCCTGCACGGCTTCACCATGGCGCTGGCGCAGGAGGTGGCGACCAAGGGGGTGACGGTCAACACCGTGTCGCCGGGCTATATCGCTACCGACATGGTGAAGTCGATCCGGCAGGACGTGCTCGACAAGATCATCGGCACGATTCCGGTCAAGCGCCTGGGCGATCCGAATGAGATCGCCTCGATCTGCGCCTGGCTGGCTTCCGAGGAATCCGGTTTCTCGACCGGCGCGGACTTTTCGCTCAACGGCGGCCTGCACATGGGCTGA
- a CDS encoding acetyl-CoA C-acetyltransferase → MTDVVIVSAVRTAVGKFGGSLAKIPAPELGAAVIREALSRAKVAPDQVSEVIMGQVLTAGSGQNPARQALIKAGLPDMVPGMTINKVCGSGLKAVMLAANAIVAGEADIVVAGGQENMSAAPHVLPGSRDGFRMGDTKLIDSMIVDGLWDVYNQYHMGITAENVAKQYGITREAQDAFAVASQNKAEAAQKSGRFHDEIVPILIPQRKGDPIAFAQDEFVRHGATLESMTGLKPAFDKAGSVTAANASGLNDGAAAVVVMSAARAKELGLTPLATIRAYANAGVDPKVMGMGPVPASKRCLSRAGWSVGDLDLLEINEAFAAQALAVHQQMGWDTAKVNVNGGAIAIGHPIGASGCRILVTLLHEMQKRDAKKGLASLCIGGGMGVALAVERP, encoded by the coding sequence ATGACCGATGTAGTGATCGTATCGGCGGTCCGTACCGCCGTGGGCAAGTTTGGCGGTTCGCTGGCGAAAATCCCCGCGCCGGAGCTGGGTGCGGCCGTGATCCGCGAAGCGTTGTCGCGCGCCAAGGTGGCGCCGGATCAGGTCAGTGAAGTCATCATGGGCCAGGTGCTGACCGCGGGTTCGGGCCAGAACCCGGCGCGCCAGGCGTTGATCAAGGCCGGCCTGCCCGACATGGTGCCGGGCATGACCATCAACAAGGTGTGCGGCTCGGGCCTGAAGGCCGTGATGCTGGCCGCCAACGCCATCGTCGCCGGGGAGGCCGACATCGTCGTGGCCGGCGGGCAGGAGAACATGTCCGCCGCGCCGCACGTGCTGCCCGGCTCGCGCGATGGCTTCCGCATGGGCGACACCAAGCTCATCGACTCGATGATCGTGGATGGGCTGTGGGACGTCTACAACCAGTACCACATGGGCATCACCGCCGAGAACGTTGCCAAGCAGTACGGCATCACGCGCGAGGCCCAGGACGCATTCGCCGTGGCCTCGCAGAACAAGGCGGAAGCCGCGCAGAAGTCGGGCCGTTTCCATGACGAGATCGTTCCCATCCTGATTCCGCAGCGCAAGGGCGACCCGATCGCCTTCGCGCAGGACGAGTTCGTCCGCCATGGCGCCACGCTGGAATCGATGACGGGCCTGAAGCCGGCATTCGACAAAGCCGGCTCGGTGACGGCCGCCAATGCCTCGGGCCTCAACGACGGCGCCGCCGCCGTGGTGGTCATGTCGGCCGCCCGCGCCAAGGAGCTGGGTCTGACCCCGCTGGCCACCATCCGCGCCTACGCCAATGCCGGCGTGGACCCGAAGGTGATGGGCATGGGCCCGGTGCCGGCCTCCAAGCGTTGCCTGTCGCGCGCCGGCTGGTCGGTGGGCGACCTGGACCTGCTGGAGATCAACGAGGCGTTTGCCGCCCAGGCGCTGGCCGTGCACCAGCAGATGGGCTGGGATACCGCCAAGGTCAACGTCAACGGCGGCGCGATCGCCATCGGTCACCCCATCGGCGCGTCGGGCTGCCGCATCCTGGTGACGCTGCTGCACGAGATGCAGAAGCGCGATGCGAAGAAGGGCCTGGCCTCGCTGTGCATCGGCGGCGGCATGGGCGTGGCGCTGGCGGTCGAGCGCCCGTGA
- the phaC gene encoding class I poly(R)-hydroxyalkanoic acid synthase, with protein MASRHKASSHATGSQAQPAWQGLADPAQWAEQFRQWQSMAGAFAQSGAPGSTGFGPAGGMPAGEGAIPFALIPPERLAEIQQKYLEAWLQIWGHMSAGDSAETVAPSDRRFANDAWRKSPLYGYAAAFYVLNARTLMDMADAVQADAKTRERVRFAVSQWTAAMSPSNFLATNPEAQKQLIESRGESLRAGILNMLQDMERGKISQTDETAFEIGRNVANSEGAVVFENDYFQLIQYKPLTAKVHARPLLLVPPCINKYYILDLQPTNSLVRYSVEQGHTVFLVSWRNPDASMAASNWDDYIEGGAIEAIRVAREITEQDQINLLGFCVGGTILSTALAVLAARGEHPAASLTLLTTLLDFSDTGILDVFVDQAQVEMREQTIGSAAPAGPGLLRGVELANTFSFLRPNDLVWNYVVENYLKGKTPAPFDLLYWNGDSTNLPGPWYCWYLRHTYLQNDLMAPGRLTVCGEPVDLGRIEVPVYLYGSREDHIVPWKSAYASTQLLKGERRFVLGASGHIAGVINPPAANKRSHWINAGLPDSAEAWLDGAKEHPGSWWPDWSAWLVKHAGAQKAAPKRYGNADHPAIEPAPGRYVKQKA; from the coding sequence ATGGCATCGCGTCACAAGGCATCTTCCCATGCAACCGGATCCCAGGCCCAGCCAGCGTGGCAAGGCCTGGCCGATCCTGCCCAGTGGGCGGAGCAGTTCCGGCAGTGGCAGTCCATGGCGGGGGCGTTCGCGCAGTCCGGCGCGCCGGGCTCCACCGGGTTCGGACCGGCCGGCGGCATGCCGGCGGGCGAGGGCGCGATACCGTTTGCGCTGATTCCGCCCGAGCGGCTGGCCGAGATCCAGCAGAAGTACCTCGAAGCGTGGCTCCAGATCTGGGGGCACATGAGCGCCGGCGACAGCGCCGAGACCGTGGCCCCCTCCGACCGCCGCTTCGCCAACGACGCCTGGCGCAAGAGTCCGCTGTATGGCTATGCCGCGGCCTTCTATGTCCTCAATGCGCGCACGCTGATGGACATGGCCGATGCCGTGCAGGCCGATGCCAAGACGCGCGAGCGCGTGCGCTTCGCCGTGTCGCAATGGACCGCCGCCATGTCGCCGTCCAACTTCCTGGCGACCAACCCCGAGGCGCAGAAGCAACTGATCGAGTCGCGCGGCGAATCGCTGCGCGCCGGCATCCTCAACATGCTGCAGGACATGGAGCGCGGCAAGATCTCGCAGACGGACGAGACCGCGTTCGAGATCGGCCGCAATGTCGCCAACAGCGAAGGCGCGGTGGTCTTCGAGAACGACTACTTCCAGCTGATCCAATACAAGCCGCTGACGGCCAAGGTGCATGCCCGTCCGCTGCTGCTGGTGCCGCCCTGCATCAACAAGTACTACATCCTGGATCTGCAGCCGACCAACTCGCTGGTGCGCTATTCGGTGGAGCAGGGGCATACCGTGTTCCTGGTGTCGTGGCGCAACCCGGATGCCAGCATGGCCGCGAGCAACTGGGATGACTACATCGAGGGCGGCGCGATCGAGGCCATCCGCGTGGCCCGCGAGATTACCGAGCAGGACCAGATCAACCTGCTCGGCTTCTGCGTGGGCGGCACCATCCTCTCCACGGCGCTGGCGGTGCTGGCCGCACGCGGCGAGCATCCGGCGGCCAGCCTGACCCTGCTGACCACGCTGCTGGACTTCAGCGACACCGGCATCCTCGACGTGTTCGTCGACCAGGCCCAGGTGGAGATGCGCGAGCAGACCATCGGCAGCGCGGCTCCGGCCGGCCCCGGCCTGCTGCGCGGCGTGGAGCTGGCGAATACGTTCTCCTTCCTGCGTCCGAACGACCTGGTGTGGAACTACGTGGTCGAGAACTACCTGAAGGGCAAGACGCCCGCGCCGTTCGACCTGCTGTACTGGAACGGCGATTCCACCAATCTGCCCGGCCCGTGGTACTGCTGGTACCTGCGCCACACGTATCTGCAGAATGACCTGATGGCGCCGGGCAGGCTGACGGTCTGCGGCGAGCCGGTCGACCTTGGCCGGATCGAGGTGCCGGTCTATCTCTACGGTTCGCGCGAAGATCACATCGTCCCCTGGAAATCCGCCTATGCTTCGACGCAGCTGCTCAAGGGCGAGCGGCGTTTCGTGCTGGGCGCCTCGGGGCACATCGCGGGCGTCATCAACCCGCCGGCGGCCAACAAGCGCTCGCACTGGATCAACGCCGGGCTGCCGGATTCGGCCGAGGCCTGGCTGGACGGCGCGAAGGAGCATCCGGGCAGCTGGTGGCCGGACTGGTCCGCGTGGCTGGTCAAGCACGCCGGGGCGCAGAAGGCCGCTCCCAAGCGCTACGGCAATGCGGACCATCCGGCGATCGAGCCGGCACCGGGCCGCTACGTCAAACAGAAAGCGTAA
- the pgeF gene encoding peptidoglycan editing factor PgeF, whose protein sequence is MSISSDWIVPDWPAPPSVRALSTTRQGGVSTAPYGLAGGLPGGLNLGRHVGDGPDAVTQNRRLLRAVLPAEPAWMEQVHGTVVADLDQPLPAPVVADAAIAASPGRVCVVMTADCLPVLLCDARGVTVGAAHAGWRGLCSGVIEQTVERMTDALRACGQEADPTWLAWLGPAIGPDCFEVGAEVRQAFIDAAWPDELPATRAAFAEGVGDGKFLADLHALARLRLARAGCRDVYGGGLCTMTDAERFYSYRRDHTTGRMATLIWREA, encoded by the coding sequence ATGTCAATCTCGTCTGACTGGATCGTCCCGGACTGGCCGGCGCCGCCGTCCGTGCGCGCGCTGTCGACCACGCGGCAGGGCGGGGTCAGCACGGCGCCCTATGGGCTGGCCGGCGGACTGCCCGGCGGCCTCAACCTGGGCCGGCACGTGGGTGACGGGCCGGATGCCGTCACGCAGAACCGCCGGTTGCTGCGCGCCGTGCTCCCGGCCGAGCCGGCGTGGATGGAGCAGGTGCACGGCACCGTGGTGGCCGACCTGGATCAGCCGCTGCCCGCGCCGGTGGTCGCCGATGCGGCGATTGCGGCTTCGCCGGGGCGCGTGTGCGTGGTGATGACGGCGGATTGCCTGCCCGTGCTGCTGTGCGACGCGCGCGGCGTGACGGTGGGTGCGGCGCACGCCGGCTGGCGGGGCCTGTGTTCGGGCGTGATCGAGCAGACGGTCGAGCGCATGACCGATGCCCTGCGCGCCTGTGGCCAGGAGGCGGACCCGACCTGGCTGGCCTGGCTCGGTCCGGCGATCGGCCCCGATTGCTTCGAGGTGGGCGCGGAGGTGCGCCAGGCCTTTATCGACGCCGCATGGCCCGACGAGCTGCCGGCGACCCGCGCGGCTTTCGCCGAAGGGGTGGGCGATGGCAAGTTTCTGGCGGATCTCCACGCTCTGGCGAGGCTGCGCCTTGCCCGCGCGGGCTGCCGCGATGTCTATGGCGGCGGTCTGTGCACGATGACGGATGCCGAGCGCTTCTACTCCTACCGGCGCGATCATACGACCGGGCGCATGGCAACGCTGATCTGGCGGGAGGCCTGA
- a CDS encoding RluA family pseudouridine synthase, which translates to MKNRIKHYSPSPVSDDAVADLPAASQDADDTLDDEALDLSAPGAGQAIEPIVVEIPETLHGERLDKALAKLLPDYSRSRLQQWIDAGAVRVGGAAVRPRAAVCGGDRIEVVPQRADDENAFVAEPIDLDVVYEDDTLLVINKPAGLVVHPAAGNWSGTVLNGLLHRYPQSAGLPRAGIVHRLDKETSGLMVVARTLPAQTDLVRQLQARTVKRTYLALVWGETPEAGTIDAPIGRDPRDRTRMAIIETASGKPARTHFKTLDVVDLGRAQVSLVQCQLETGRTHQIRVHFESEGHPLLGDPVYTRNFRRGRPQTIKAPLPAPFARQALHAVRLGLVHPASGHSVHWHAGVPDDLAELMEALEMDPDVNLV; encoded by the coding sequence ATGAAAAATCGCATCAAGCATTATAGCCCAAGCCCTGTATCCGACGACGCAGTGGCCGACCTCCCAGCCGCCTCGCAAGACGCCGACGATACGCTCGACGACGAGGCGCTCGACTTGTCCGCGCCCGGCGCGGGGCAGGCCATCGAACCCATCGTCGTGGAGATTCCCGAAACCCTGCACGGCGAGCGGCTCGATAAGGCGCTCGCCAAGCTGCTGCCCGATTACTCCCGCAGCCGCCTGCAGCAATGGATCGACGCCGGCGCCGTGCGCGTGGGCGGGGCCGCGGTGCGGCCGCGCGCGGCGGTCTGCGGCGGCGACCGCATCGAGGTCGTCCCGCAGCGCGCCGACGACGAGAACGCCTTCGTCGCCGAGCCCATCGACCTGGATGTCGTCTATGAAGACGACACGCTGCTGGTGATCAACAAGCCCGCCGGCCTGGTGGTCCACCCGGCTGCCGGCAACTGGAGCGGCACCGTGCTCAACGGCCTGCTGCACCGGTATCCGCAGTCGGCCGGCCTGCCGCGCGCGGGGATCGTCCACCGGCTCGACAAGGAGACCTCCGGGTTGATGGTGGTCGCCCGCACGCTGCCCGCGCAGACGGATCTCGTGCGCCAGCTGCAGGCCCGCACCGTCAAGCGGACCTACCTGGCGCTGGTCTGGGGCGAGACGCCCGAGGCCGGCACCATCGATGCCCCGATCGGGCGCGACCCGCGCGATCGCACCCGCATGGCCATCATCGAGACCGCCAGCGGCAAGCCGGCGCGCACGCATTTCAAGACGCTGGACGTGGTCGACCTCGGGCGCGCGCAAGTGTCGCTGGTGCAGTGCCAGCTGGAAACGGGGCGCACGCACCAGATCCGCGTGCACTTCGAGTCCGAGGGCCACCCGCTGCTGGGCGACCCGGTCTATACGCGCAACTTCCGCCGGGGCCGGCCGCAGACGATCAAGGCGCCGCTGCCGGCACCGTTTGCACGGCAGGCGCTGCATGCGGTGCGCCTGGGGCTGGTGCATCCCGCGTCGGGCCACTCGGTGCACTGGCATGCCGGCGTGCCCGACGACCTGGCCGAACTGATGGAGGCACTGGAGATGGATCCCGATGTCAATCTCGTCTGA
- a CDS encoding outer membrane protein assembly factor BamD has protein sequence MSVTSMKLARIRARIGAVLAAGVACLAISACGIMPEQQDETAGWSANKLYSEAKDALDGGDYSKAVKYYEKLESRYPFGPFAQQAQIETAYANYKDGETAAALAAVDRFIQLHPNHPSVDYAYYLKGLINFNDNLGWLGRFSNQDLSERDPKAARAAYDAFKTLLARFPNSKYAPDAAQRMQYIVNAMAEHEVQAARYYYRRGAYLAATNRAQEAIKDYDRAPAVEEGLYIMMKSYEALGMKDLRDDTERIIKQNYPNSDYLLYGQRKKDKPWYQWW, from the coding sequence ATGTCGGTCACGAGCATGAAGCTGGCGCGCATTCGCGCGCGAATCGGAGCGGTATTGGCGGCGGGCGTTGCATGCCTCGCGATCTCGGCCTGCGGCATCATGCCGGAACAACAGGACGAGACCGCAGGCTGGTCGGCCAACAAATTATATTCGGAAGCGAAGGACGCGCTCGACGGCGGCGACTACAGCAAGGCCGTCAAGTACTACGAAAAGCTCGAAAGCCGCTACCCGTTCGGGCCCTTTGCCCAGCAGGCTCAGATCGAAACCGCCTACGCCAACTACAAGGATGGCGAAACCGCCGCCGCGCTGGCTGCGGTCGATCGCTTCATCCAGCTGCACCCGAATCACCCCAGCGTCGATTACGCCTACTACCTCAAGGGCCTGATCAACTTCAACGACAACCTGGGCTGGCTGGGCCGCTTCTCCAACCAGGACCTGAGCGAACGCGATCCGAAGGCAGCCCGCGCCGCCTACGATGCGTTCAAGACACTGCTCGCGCGTTTCCCGAACAGCAAGTACGCGCCGGACGCCGCGCAGCGCATGCAGTACATCGTGAACGCGATGGCCGAGCATGAAGTGCAGGCTGCCCGCTACTACTACCGCCGCGGCGCCTACCTGGCCGCCACCAACCGCGCACAGGAAGCCATCAAGGATTACGATCGCGCGCCAGCCGTGGAAGAAGGGCTGTACATCATGATGAAGTCCTACGAAGCGCTGGGCATGAAAGACCTGCGCGACGACACCGAGCGCATCATCAAGCAGAACTATCCGAACAGCGACTACCTTCTGTACGGACAGCGCAAGAAGGACAAGCCGTGGTACCAGTGGTGGTAA
- a CDS encoding transposase domain-containing protein, whose translation MTEEDANASANLCSLVETAKANGVDAHPYLVALFKALPCAQAVDDDEACCPGASSRQPTA comes from the coding sequence ATGACCGAAGAAGATGCCAACGCCTCGGCCAACCTGTGCTCGCTGGTAGAGACGGCCAAGGCCAACGGCGTCGACGCGCACCCATATCTCGTCGCCTTGTTCAAGGCATTGCCATGCGCACAGGCGGTCGATGATGACGAGGCCTGCTGCCCTGGAGCCTCGAGCCGTCAGCCGACGGCCTAG